CCAATCACCCCGGGAACTCCTCGGGTTACCGGAGCCGGCCGTCGGCGACCATTTCACCTGCGCCGGGGGCCGACGACTCGGCGTCATTCTGTCGACGGAACCAGGACACCAGCTGACCGGCCGGATCGTCGGCGCCGTGATGTCCTATGTGCTGGAACCCGATTCGAGCGGCACCCGCCTGCTGTTGAAGATCAACGTCCCGGCGGCCCGGTTCAGCGGCGCGCTACTTCCGCTGTTGTCCATCGGAGACCTGGTGATGGCCCGCCGCCAGCTGCTCAATCTCAAGTGTCTGGCCGAACAACGGTGAGGCAGGACTGTCACTGACTAAGTATGCGAAAGGCCGCTTGGTCGACGGTGGGTCAGATGCCTGTTGAGGAACCAGGTGACCGCGCCGAAGATTGGTACGCACCACACAATGGCTAGCCATACGGCATTGCGGTCAGGGCTCATTTTGGAGATACCGGTGGTGGCGCATGCAGCGAGCAGCACCCACACCAATAACGCGGGAAATCCGATAGCGAACAGCGAAAGACCGCTGTTCAGCCCCTCGCAACCGGTGGCCGTCGAGTTGCGCGCGCACTCACTTAGGCCCGACTCGACCGGAAATGGCAGCGAAAAGCTCACGAGGCCATCCTCGCATCGACCACCGACGGTCTCACACGTGTTGCGCGATCTTCGGAACAACGGGGGAGAAGTCCTGCGTCGCGTCGAGCACGACGAACGCATCGTCGATACTCATCACGGGTAGGGGAACCTCCGACGAGGAATACTCATCGCTTGAGTGCGGCCTTCTCAGCCGTACGCCGCCACCAGGGGACGCCGGTTGCTGCCGCCGTCGCCGGGCTAGCCGGCCGAAGTTCCTCGACCGCGATTCCGAGCGCCGGAAGCATCTCCGACACATACGAGGCGATGCCTAGGCATGCCGATAAGCCCGTCGACCGAATCGCGGCGACATTGATGAGGCGGTTGTCGACGGCGGAGTGTTCGATGATGTAGTTCGCGTCGCGACCCGCGGTGCGCAGACCTGCATAGGCCGCAACTGGTTCCAATCCCGCAAGCTTCGGGTATTGCACGACAGCCTTTTCCAAGACTTCCCGGTGCGCGTCCGGACGAACGGAC
Above is a window of Mycolicibacterium baixiangningiae DNA encoding:
- a CDS encoding SRPBCC family protein; the encoded protein is MIADRWGVTNAEVSRRYPCDDVVPDPAGQIWRGVTVNAEPARVWPWLTQIRVAPYSYDWLDNLGRQSPRELLGLPEPAVGDHFTCAGGRRLGVILSTEPGHQLTGRIVGAVMSYVLEPDSSGTRLLLKINVPAARFSGALLPLLSIGDLVMARRQLLNLKCLAEQR